GTGCGGCTTCATCCTTCTGTCCACCACCGTTCAGGAGTCGAATGCGGCTTCGCGCAAGCCGGTTGTCGGCAAGAAGGGCATGGCGGTGGCCGTCGAACCCCTGGCCACGCAGATCGCCGCGGACATCCTTAAGAAGGGTGGTAACGCGGTGGACGCGGCCGTGGGACTGGGGCTGGCCCTGGCGGTGACCCATCCTTCCGCCGGCAACATCGGCGGCGGGGGCTTCATGGTCATTCGCCTGGCGGACGGTACGGCCGTGGCCGTCGACTACCGGGAAAAGGCGCCCGGTAAAGCCCATGACCGGATGTACCTGGACCCGGACGGTAACCGGGCCGTGAACCAGAACGTCGTCCTCACCCGCGGCGACGGCACCTCCTATCATCCCTTCACCAACCGGATTCACCACCTGGCCATCGGCGTGCCGGGCACCGTCGCGGGGTTCGCCCTGGCCCTCGAGAAGTACGGCACCATGTCCATGGCGGAGGTCATCCAGCCCGCCATCGATCTCGCCGAGAACGGTTTTATCCTGACGGAACGCATCGCCCGCGGACTGAACGGGCGCAAGGTAATCTTCGACCAGATCCCCGCGAGCAAGGCGGCCATGCTGCGCAGCGACGGCGAGGCCTGGCAGGAAGGCGACCGCTGGATCCAGAAAGACCTGGCGGAAACCCTGAAGCTCATCGCGCAACACGGTCACGACGGCTTTTACAAGGGAAGAACCGCCGAGCTGATCGAGAAGGACATGAAGGCCGGCGGCGGCATGATCGACCGGACCGACCTGGCCAACTACCAGGCGATCGTCAGGGAACCCATACGCAACACCTACCGCGGGGAATACGAGATCATCTCCATGCCCCCGCCTAGTTCGGGCGGCATCACCATGTCGCTGATGCTCAATATACTCGAAGGGTACGACGTGAGCCGGATGGGCCATAACGCGTCCAACACCCTTCACATCATGACCGAAGCCATGCGACGGGCCTACGCCGAACGCGCCCGGCACCTGGGAGACGCGGACTTCGTCGAGATACCGGGACATCTCACGACGAAGGAGTACGCCGCGGAGCTTCGGACCACGATCGATCCCTTCTTCGCCACGCCCAGCGAGGAACTGGGACCTGAACTGACCATGGCAACGGAGCCCATGGAAACAACCCATTATTCCGTCGTCGACCAGTGGGGCAACGGCGTATCGAACACCTATACGCTTGAAGGCGGGTACGGCTCCCACATCGTCATCGCGGGAACGGGCATGATTACGAACAACGAGATGGGCGATTTCAATTACCAACCGGGGGTCACCCGAAACACCGGACAGATCGGCACGCCGCCGAACCTCATC
The window above is part of the Gemmatimonadota bacterium genome. Proteins encoded here:
- the ggt gene encoding gamma-glutamyltransferase, which codes for MNHRFKTLAVLCGFILLSTTVQESNAASRKPVVGKKGMAVAVEPLATQIAADILKKGGNAVDAAVGLGLALAVTHPSAGNIGGGGFMVIRLADGTAVAVDYREKAPGKAHDRMYLDPDGNRAVNQNVVLTRGDGTSYHPFTNRIHHLAIGVPGTVAGFALALEKYGTMSMAEVIQPAIDLAENGFILTERIARGLNGRKVIFDQIPASKAAMLRSDGEAWQEGDRWIQKDLAETLKLIAQHGHDGFYKGRTAELIEKDMKAGGGMIDRTDLANYQAIVREPIRNTYRGEYEIISMPPPSSGGITMSLMLNILEGYDVSRMGHNASNTLHIMTEAMRRAYAERARHLGDADFVEIPGHLTTKEYAAELRTTIDPFFATPSEELGPELTMATEPMETTHYSVVDQWGNGVSNTYTLEGGYGSHIVIAGTGMITNNEMGDFNYQPGVTRNTGQIGTPPNLIEPNKRMLSSMSPTIVTRNGELYLVVGSPGGRTIINTTMQLILNVVDHGMNIQEAVDAPRIHHQWFPDFLRVEGGVGTDVVDALKTKGHNLSSRGWGGGSYRQGDGHSIMVDPETGDRLGAPDPRIEGAAFGH